The following proteins are co-located in the Synechococcus sp. PROS-U-1 genome:
- a CDS encoding DUF2252 family protein, which translates to MKDLISESKSYDREGKIIEAIRAQNAFLPEESKFKKYHKMAQSPYIFYRGTNHLFWQDFAGSWRLHQFGGSSWSRTWLQGDSHVYNMGAFKHQGENVCFGFDDFDDSLVADYQYDIWRFAVSIVLDCWDRDLNNSDEIDNALNTFSRSYLLNFRRTIKSKTLFEKRFTSANTCKPLASFLNKTQGKSSRRKMLEKWTSGEQDRHFQLNSEKVRALDIPRREQLIDALANYRARRNEFLGLEQTDRPMEILDVVERLGAGTGSLGSQRFYALVRDIDKETQDHDFILDIKLQGQPTAYGYLSKEETQEYNNNFASHAVRHADAYTALSDFPDHHLGWVSLENESYSVRERCPYKRDFDTSKLSSKEFLLMAAQWGEVLALKHRRAARRLNQNKDSSPLEEKLKDIAENHRWEFKFFIRSLAQPYAQQVRRDWDAFRLNADALAAQ; encoded by the coding sequence ATGAAAGATCTGATCAGCGAATCAAAAAGCTATGACAGGGAAGGAAAAATCATTGAAGCCATTCGAGCACAAAATGCTTTCCTACCAGAAGAATCAAAATTCAAAAAGTATCATAAAATGGCCCAATCTCCCTATATCTTTTATCGCGGAACCAATCATTTATTCTGGCAAGACTTTGCTGGCTCATGGAGACTCCATCAATTCGGAGGCTCTTCCTGGTCAAGAACATGGCTCCAGGGTGATTCACACGTTTACAACATGGGGGCATTTAAGCATCAAGGCGAAAATGTGTGCTTCGGATTCGATGATTTTGACGATTCTCTTGTCGCTGATTACCAATATGATATTTGGCGTTTTGCTGTCAGCATCGTACTGGACTGCTGGGATCGCGATCTCAATAATTCAGATGAAATCGATAACGCCCTCAACACATTTTCTCGCTCCTACCTATTGAATTTCAGGAGGACAATCAAAAGCAAAACATTATTCGAAAAACGATTCACCTCTGCCAATACTTGCAAACCACTTGCAAGCTTCTTGAACAAGACGCAAGGGAAAAGCTCACGACGAAAAATGCTCGAGAAATGGACTAGTGGAGAGCAGGATCGGCATTTTCAGCTCAATTCAGAGAAAGTCAGAGCCCTCGACATTCCACGTCGCGAACAACTGATCGATGCTCTGGCCAACTACAGAGCACGCCGGAATGAATTTTTGGGGCTTGAGCAAACAGACAGGCCCATGGAAATACTGGATGTTGTTGAGCGCCTAGGAGCGGGCACAGGTTCACTAGGGAGCCAAAGATTTTACGCCCTTGTTCGGGACATCGACAAAGAAACACAAGATCATGACTTCATCCTGGACATCAAACTCCAAGGACAACCAACTGCCTACGGCTATTTGAGCAAAGAGGAAACCCAGGAATACAACAACAATTTTGCCAGCCACGCTGTCCGTCATGCTGATGCATACACGGCACTCTCTGATTTCCCCGACCATCACCTGGGCTGGGTCAGCCTAGAGAATGAAAGCTATTCTGTACGGGAACGCTGTCCCTACAAGCGGGATTTTGACACCTCTAAGCTCTCCTCCAAAGAGTTTCTACTGATGGCTGCACAGTGGGGGGAAGTTCTGGCCCTGAAACACCGCAGAGCAGCTCGCCGCCTCAACCAAAACAAAGATTCTTCCCCTTTGGAGGAAAAGCTGAAAGATATTGCCGAAAACCACCGTTGGGAATTCAAATTCTTCATTCGCTCTTTGGCCCAGCCTTACGCGCAACAAGTGCGTCGTGATTGGGATGCATTCCGCCTCAATGCCGACGCCCTGGCGGCACAATAA
- a CDS encoding CPBP family intramembrane glutamic endopeptidase, whose translation MTQLLDRFLLLQPAWLPTVLFIPLLYALGWIAAVPFTLLGLSAHEVSLAGTVLSFVLFVLVLPRWAVLKWSTPHPWTALGIGKSGSVNRPTAAIGCLRGLLISAGLLTLITTIVLIGGWGRWLGHVDSSQMFNAALLCFGVGFAEELIFRGWLWAELNRFIGSRQGTVAQATVFSLVHTRFNLGLTAMIGLLAGLFLLGLVLASQRQIDRGSLWGCIGLHGGLVGGWFLLQNGLIELDPQSPTWLIGPGGSQANPLGGVIAMTAFVLLLRIESIMQRGKPSQQP comes from the coding sequence ATGACGCAATTGCTGGACAGGTTTCTCCTGCTTCAGCCAGCCTGGCTGCCCACAGTTCTGTTCATTCCTCTGCTCTACGCGTTGGGTTGGATTGCAGCTGTTCCATTCACGCTGCTCGGGCTGTCAGCACATGAGGTTTCGCTTGCGGGAACCGTGCTGAGCTTTGTGCTGTTTGTTCTGGTGCTGCCCCGATGGGCTGTCTTGAAGTGGTCAACACCACACCCCTGGACCGCCTTGGGCATCGGCAAGTCAGGCTCCGTCAATCGTCCGACTGCCGCGATTGGGTGTCTAAGAGGCCTCCTGATCTCCGCTGGACTCCTGACACTGATCACGACCATCGTTCTGATCGGAGGCTGGGGACGATGGCTGGGGCATGTCGATTCGAGCCAGATGTTCAATGCAGCTCTTCTCTGCTTTGGCGTGGGCTTTGCTGAAGAGTTGATTTTTCGGGGATGGCTATGGGCAGAACTGAATCGTTTCATCGGCTCGCGTCAGGGAACCGTCGCCCAGGCCACCGTGTTCAGCCTCGTCCATACACGCTTCAACCTCGGCCTCACCGCGATGATTGGACTGCTGGCTGGTCTGTTCCTTCTCGGACTGGTCCTCGCTTCCCAGCGTCAAATTGACCGCGGCTCTCTCTGGGGTTGCATTGGGCTGCATGGGGGACTTGTGGGTGGCTGGTTTCTGCTGCAGAACGGCCTGATTGAGCTTGATCCCCAAAGCCCCACCTGGCTGATCGGTCCGGGGGGCAGTCAGGCCAACCCGTTAGGAGGTGTCATCGCTATGACGGCCTTCGTTCTTCTGCTGCGCATCGAATCGATCATGCAGCGCGGCAAACCATCTCAACAGCCTTAA
- a CDS encoding photosystem II high light acclimation radical SAM protein, translating to MTAHVAPQQERVLLVRLPCNPIFPIGPIYLADHLHKCFPEMPQRILDLAALPVLDVHRVLDATVDQFQPTLLVFSWRDIQIYAPVDGRGGNPLQNSFEVFYARNPLKRLHGALGGLQLMRSHYGELSRNQRLVRQGLKRARRHQSNARAVLGGGAVSVFYEQLGKSLPKGTIVSVGEGEPLLEKLIEGQSLEGERCFVVGETPRSGLIHEQPESRPKTACNYDYIASIWPQLDWYLEGGDFYVGVQTKRGCPHNCCYCVYTVVEGKQVRLNPVDEVVKEMRQLYDRGVRGFWFTDAQFIPARRYIDDAKELLRAIKAEGLTGIRWAAYIRADNLDPELAQLMVETGMSYFEIGITSGSQELVRKMRMGYNLRTVLESCRMLADAGFRDHVSVNYSFNVIDERPETIRQTVAYHRELETIFGADLVEPAIFFIGLQPHTHLEQYGFDQGLIKPGYNPMSMMPWTARKLLWNPEPMGSTFGRVCLEAFDRNPADFGRTVMSLLERDYGLAPLQEALRAPVAGRSALAKAVR from the coding sequence ATGACAGCTCACGTGGCGCCACAACAAGAACGGGTGTTGTTGGTGCGGCTGCCCTGCAATCCGATCTTTCCGATCGGGCCGATTTATCTCGCCGATCATCTTCACAAGTGTTTTCCGGAGATGCCCCAACGCATCCTGGATCTCGCGGCTCTGCCCGTGCTGGATGTCCATCGTGTGTTGGACGCCACCGTTGACCAGTTCCAGCCAACACTTCTTGTCTTCTCGTGGCGGGATATTCAGATTTACGCTCCTGTGGACGGACGAGGAGGCAACCCGCTTCAGAATTCGTTTGAAGTCTTTTATGCCCGCAATCCACTGAAGCGACTTCATGGAGCACTGGGTGGGCTTCAGTTGATGCGCAGTCATTACGGCGAGCTCAGCAGAAATCAGCGATTGGTGCGTCAGGGCTTGAAGCGTGCACGCCGTCACCAGTCGAACGCCAGGGCCGTTCTAGGAGGAGGAGCCGTCAGTGTTTTTTATGAACAGCTCGGCAAATCTCTGCCCAAGGGCACGATTGTTTCCGTCGGCGAGGGTGAGCCGCTTCTGGAAAAGTTGATAGAAGGCCAGTCTCTCGAGGGTGAGCGCTGCTTCGTTGTTGGTGAAACGCCACGGTCAGGCTTGATCCATGAACAACCGGAGAGTCGTCCCAAGACCGCCTGTAATTACGACTACATCGCCTCGATTTGGCCCCAGCTCGATTGGTATCTCGAAGGCGGTGATTTCTACGTAGGTGTTCAGACCAAGCGCGGCTGCCCCCACAACTGCTGCTACTGCGTTTACACCGTGGTGGAAGGCAAACAGGTGCGCCTCAATCCTGTGGATGAGGTGGTGAAAGAAATGCGCCAGCTCTACGACCGCGGGGTGCGTGGTTTCTGGTTCACCGATGCCCAATTCATACCCGCTCGGAGATATATCGATGATGCGAAAGAACTCTTGCGTGCCATTAAGGCCGAAGGGCTGACTGGAATCCGCTGGGCGGCCTACATCCGGGCCGACAACCTTGATCCGGAGCTGGCTCAGCTCATGGTGGAAACGGGCATGAGCTATTTCGAGATCGGGATCACGTCAGGGTCTCAGGAGCTCGTTCGCAAGATGCGCATGGGATACAACCTGCGCACGGTGCTGGAGAGTTGTCGCATGCTTGCTGATGCTGGCTTTCGCGATCACGTCTCCGTCAACTACTCCTTCAATGTGATCGATGAGCGGCCTGAGACGATTCGGCAGACCGTGGCCTATCACCGAGAGTTGGAGACAATTTTTGGGGCTGATCTTGTTGAGCCAGCCATTTTTTTCATCGGTCTACAGCCCCACACTCATCTCGAGCAGTACGGTTTCGATCAAGGCTTGATCAAGCCGGGCTACAACCCGATGAGCATGATGCCGTGGACGGCACGGAAGCTTCTTTGGAATCCTGAGCCGATGGGAAGCACTTTTGGCCGGGTGTGTCTCGAGGCCTTTGATCGTAATCCCGCTGATTTCGGCCGCACGGTGATGTCACTCCTGGAAAGGGATTACGGCTTGGCTCCGCTTCAAGAGGCCTTGCGGGCTCCTGTCGCCGGACGTTCGGCGCTGGCGAAAGCAGTACGTTGA
- the psbA gene encoding photosystem II q(b) protein: protein MTTTLQQRSGASSWQAFCEWVTSTNNRLYVGWFGVLMIPTLLAATICFVIAFVAAPPVDIDGIREPVAGSLIYGNNIISGAVVPSSNAIGLHFYPIWEAASLDEWLYNGGPFQLVIFHFLIGIYAYMGREWELSYRLGMRPWICVAYSAPVAAASAVFLVYPFGQGSFSDAMPLGISGTFNYMLVFQAEHNILMHPFHMMGVAGVFGGSLFSAMHGSLVTSSLVRETTESESQNYGYKFGQEEETYNIVAAHGYFGRLIFQYASFNNSRSLHFFLAAWPVVGIWFTALGVSTMAFNLNGFNFNQSILDGQGRVLNTWADVLNRAGLGMEVMHERNAHNFPLDLAAAESTPVALQAPAIG, encoded by the coding sequence ATGACCACCACCCTCCAGCAGCGCTCCGGCGCTTCCAGCTGGCAGGCCTTCTGCGAGTGGGTCACCTCCACCAACAACCGTCTGTATGTCGGTTGGTTCGGTGTGCTGATGATCCCAACTCTGTTGGCTGCCACCATCTGTTTCGTCATCGCCTTCGTCGCCGCACCTCCGGTTGACATCGATGGCATCCGCGAGCCTGTCGCTGGCTCCCTGATCTACGGAAACAACATCATCTCTGGTGCTGTTGTTCCTTCTTCAAACGCCATCGGCCTGCACTTCTACCCCATCTGGGAAGCTGCTTCCCTCGATGAGTGGCTGTACAACGGCGGCCCCTTCCAGCTGGTTATTTTCCACTTCCTCATCGGCATCTACGCCTACATGGGTCGCGAGTGGGAACTCTCCTACCGCCTGGGCATGCGCCCCTGGATCTGCGTTGCCTACAGCGCACCTGTCGCTGCAGCCTCCGCTGTCTTCCTGGTTTACCCCTTCGGTCAGGGTTCTTTCTCTGACGCAATGCCCCTGGGCATCTCTGGCACCTTCAACTACATGTTGGTGTTCCAGGCCGAGCACAACATCCTGATGCACCCCTTCCACATGATGGGCGTCGCAGGTGTCTTCGGCGGCAGCTTGTTCTCCGCCATGCACGGCTCCCTGGTGACCTCCTCCCTGGTGCGTGAAACCACCGAGAGCGAGTCCCAGAACTACGGCTACAAGTTTGGCCAAGAGGAAGAGACCTACAACATCGTGGCTGCCCACGGTTACTTCGGTCGCCTGATCTTCCAATACGCCTCCTTCAACAACAGCCGTAGCCTTCACTTCTTCCTGGCTGCCTGGCCTGTTGTCGGCATCTGGTTCACCGCCCTTGGCGTGTCAACCATGGCCTTCAACCTGAACGGCTTCAACTTCAACCAGTCCATCCTTGATGGTCAGGGCCGTGTCCTGAACACCTGGGCCGACGTGTTGAACCGTGCCGGCCTCGGCATGGAAGTGATGCACGAGCGCAACGCTCACAACTTCCCCCTCGACCTGGCTGCTGCTGAGTCCACTCCTGTGGCTCTGCAGGCTCCCGCCATCGGTTGA
- the clpS gene encoding ATP-dependent Clp protease adapter ClpS produces MVMAVDAPSQKPGGAAVLDKAPERVRKRSPRYKVLLHNDPVNSMEYVVSTLQQVVPQLSEQDCMAVMLEAHNTGVGLVIVCDIEPAEFYCETLKGKGLTSSIEPES; encoded by the coding sequence ATGGTCATGGCCGTGGATGCTCCCAGCCAAAAACCAGGAGGTGCTGCCGTTCTGGACAAAGCTCCGGAACGCGTTCGCAAGCGCTCACCTCGCTACAAGGTGCTGCTCCATAACGACCCGGTGAATTCCATGGAATACGTGGTGTCCACCCTGCAGCAGGTTGTGCCCCAACTGAGCGAACAGGACTGCATGGCTGTGATGCTGGAAGCTCACAACACAGGTGTCGGCCTGGTGATCGTGTGTGACATCGAGCCAGCTGAGTTTTATTGCGAAACACTGAAGGGCAAGGGGCTGACCAGCTCAATCGAACCCGAAAGTTAG